The sequence below is a genomic window from Deinococcus seoulensis.
GGGTGCCCACCAGTCCCTGCAACCCGATACGGTCGAAGGCGACGCTCACGCCGTGCGACAGCGTTTCGCGGTGGTACGCGGGGTCCGTGTTGCCGTCCATGTGCCCGATCATGATCCGGGCCGGGTCCGCGCCGTGCGACAGCAGGAGCCGCGCCTGCTGCGGCCCCTGCCGTCCCTCCTGCGTGTGCGTGATGATCGGCACGCCCGTGTCCCGCTGCACGCGCGCGGCCGCCCGGAAGAACATCTGCTCGTACGGCGTGATCGCGTCGCGGCTGCTGGCCAGTTTGATCACCCCGGCCCGCACGCCGCTCGCGCCGATGCCTGCCGTGACCTCGTGGCGCATCAGTTCCTCGATCTCGGCCTCGCCGCCACCCAGGGACGCCCGGAACTTGAAGTACGTCGCGGCGCCCTCGCCCTCGTAGTAGTAGCCGCTGCTGCACAGGATGCGCAGGCCGCTGCGTTCGCTCAGGTCCCGCAGGAACGCCGGGTCGCGCCCGCACTCGTTCGGGGTGGCGTCCACCAGCGTCCGTATGCCACGCGCCAGCAGGTTGCGGGCCACGTCCTCGCAGGCATTCAGGGCTGCCTCCCGGTCGAAGGGGCCGAGCGTCAGGTCGCCCTGATAGCCGGGGTACCCGAACAGGACGTGCTCGTGCGGCAGGGTGAATCCCAGTTCGCTGGCAGGAACGGGGCCGGTAACGGTCTGTGCACTCATGCGGACCTCCTGCGGGCCGTGAAGCCCGGCTGATGTGTTGTGTCAGGAGGTCATGCTTTCAGCCGGGCGGGGCCACGTCAAGCGGCGATCCTCAACCGCCGGGCCAGACGAGCGCCGGGTCGGTCGTGTCCGGCCACTGTGCGTTCAGGTGCAGGCTCATGTTGCTCAGGCCTTCGAGGCGGGCCACGGGTACCACGCCCACGCCGCTGCCGCACACCCACGCGCGGGTCACGCGGGCCAGTTCGGCTGCGTGGACAGGCCGGGTGGCGTGCGGTGT
It includes:
- a CDS encoding phosphotriesterase family protein produces the protein MSAQTVTGPVPASELGFTLPHEHVLFGYPGYQGDLTLGPFDREAALNACEDVARNLLARGIRTLVDATPNECGRDPAFLRDLSERSGLRILCSSGYYYEGEGAATYFKFRASLGGGEAEIEELMRHEVTAGIGASGVRAGVIKLASSRDAITPYEQMFFRAAARVQRDTGVPIITHTQEGRQGPQQARLLLSHGADPARIMIGHMDGNTDPAYHRETLSHGVSVAFDRIGLQGLVGTPTDAQRLDVLTTLLGEGFADRILLSHDSIWQWLGRPIPMPDAILGAVKDWHPLHLTDDILPELERRGVGAEQVQQMTVGNPARLFG